The Lactuca sativa cultivar Salinas chromosome 2, Lsat_Salinas_v11, whole genome shotgun sequence genome includes a window with the following:
- the LOC111900278 gene encoding uncharacterized protein LOC111900278, with amino-acid sequence MAGIRLPPEDIDISQARALLTADLISDDDRSIAADSWSIKSDYGSTLDDDQRHADASEALAAARFCAASDYSSDKEEPDAETITSMLGYQSYWDATYADELTNFREHGDAGEVWFGADVMEMVASWTKGLCVDISQRHLQNHHNDDDSESISQEDKDLAGWSVLDVGTGNGMLLHELAKQGFSDLTGIDYSEGAINLARSLANRDGFISIKLLVDDVLETKLEKKFELVMDKGTLDAIGLHQDGPIKRIMYWESMSRLVAPGGLLVITSCNNTKEELVQEVENFNQRKIGEVEEEEEEEGKGGLFWYLDHIRSYPTFMFGGSVGSRVATVAFCVR; translated from the exons ATGGCCGGAATTCGGTTGCCTCCGGAAGATATTGACATCTCACAGGCGCGAGCCCTGTTAACCGCCGATCTGATCTCCGACGACGACCGTTCTATCGCGGCCGACTCTTGGTCCATCAAAAGTGACTATGGGAGTACCCTTGATGACGATCAACGTCACGCCGATGCATCCGAAGCACTAGCAGCGGCCAGATTTTGTGCTGCCTCTGATTATAG CTCTGACAAGGAAGAACCTGATGCTGAAACAATTACATCCATGCTGGGGTATCAAAGTTACTGGGATGCTACATATGCAGATGAATTGACAAATTTTCGTGAACATGGGGATGCTGGTGAAGTTTG GTTTGGGGCAGATGTCATGGAAATGGTTGCTTCATGGACAAAAGGACTATGCGTTGACATTTCACAAAGACATTTACAAAATCACCATAATGATGATGACTCTGAGTCTATTAGTCAAGAGGATAAAGATTTAGCAGGATGGAGTGTTCTTGATGTTGGAACAGGCAATGGGATGCTTCTTCATGAGCTTGCTAAACAAGG ATTCTCTGATCTCACTGGAATAGATTATAGTGAAGGAGCAATTAACCTTGCTAGAAGCCTTGCTAATCGTGATGGATTTATTAGTATTAAACTATTGGTTGATGATGTTCTTGAAACAAAATTGGAGAAAAAGTTTGAGCTTGTTATGGACAAAGGAACCTTAGATGCTATTGGTCTTCATCAAGATGGACCCATCAAAAG GATTATGTATTGGGAATCTATGTCAAGACTTGTAGCTCCTGGTGGACTATTG GTGATTACATCGTGCAATAATACTAAAGAGGAATTGgtgcaagaagtggagaattttAATCAAAGAAAGATTGGGgaggtggaagaagaagaagaagaagaaggaaaggggGGTTTATTTTGGTACTTGGATCATATTCGTTCATATCCAACTTTTATGTTTGGTGGATCGGTTGGGTCTCGTGTTGCAACTGTTGCATTTTGTGTTAGGTGA